A single genomic interval of Oryzias latipes chromosome 3, ASM223467v1 harbors:
- the LOC101166949 gene encoding semaphorin-4B: MCGLPVTIHCLLAAALLLDCCLQSVNASEDDATPRLSFPYNAKERSARRFSVDGVFNYTSLLLSQEDDMLYVGAREALFALSLSDISKTKLQKNLTWATPTEKREECSFKGKNLETDCLNYIKILLRLNSTHLYVCGTYAFSPVCAYINTSTFTLERDEAGEVTMDDGRSRCPFNPEYKSTAIIVDGELYTGTASNFQGNEPVIFKSLGQGTSLKTENSLKWLQDPIFVGSSYIEESQPVGNPVSDDDKIYFFFSEAGKEFDFFDNTIVSRIARVCKGDKGGERVLQKKWTTFLKAQLLCSLPDDGFPFNIIQDMFVLKPVGDSWESTVFYGVFTSQWYKGASGSSAVCAFSMAQVERAFSGRYREVNRETQQWYTYNHQVPEPRPGACVTNHARQLGIRSSLDMPDKVLNFVKDHFLMDSVIRSSPLLLKRNVHYTQIAVHKIQGMERAYDVLFIGTDDGKLHKAINANDKMHIIEEMILFAEPQPVQHIELDPQRGLLFVSSYSGLVEVPVANCSNYLSCGECVLSRDPYCAWTGRLCRDVRMAPPDSHWQQDVEEADTSAICNKTVPSPRSFRPAASRGSRCKLVTVPANTFRVLPCKLRSNLAQRRWRYGDSASQLFYATPEGNLVVVAQSEKMETYECWSEEEGFRQLLANYCVIAEPRQESTTPLSHSRTPHFAREETIILPGESRSEQVHAKTYWNELIVVCALLAFFLVLFSLCVVYRNRDHMKSMLKQGECPNMQQKKPRIVGKPTESLPLNGNTIPVSTSDHKGYQTLNDNYICSTPTHESSPDNSKSFSESSDRRPLNLKESHVEYSPTCPRPRVRLGSEIKDSIV, translated from the exons ATGCAAAGGAGAGATCAGCCAGGAGATTCTCTGTGGACGGCGTCTTCAATTACACCTCTCTGCTGCTTAGCCAGGAAGATGACATGCTCTACGTCGGCGCCAGGGAGGCCCTGTTTGCCCTCAGCCTCTCAGACATCAGCAAGACCAAGCTGCAGAAGAAT CTGACATGGGCCACTCCTACAGAGAAACGAGAAGAGTGCAGctttaaaggcaaaaatctcgAG ACTGATTGCCTCAATTATATAAAAATTCTCCTGCGGCTGAACAGCACTCATCTCTATGTGTGTGGCACCTACGCCTTCAGTCCTGTCTGCGCCTACATA AACACGTCAACTTTTACACTGGAGCGGGACGAGGCGGGGGAGGTGACGATGGACGACGGGCGCAGTCGTTGCCCTTTCAACCCAGAGTACAAATCCACTGCCATCATTGTGG ATGGGGAGCTGTACACCGGCACTGCCAGCAACTTCCAAGGGAACGAGCCAgtcattttcaaaagtttggGTCAGGGAACTTCGCTGAAAACtgaaaactctttaaaatgGTTGCAAG atcCAATCTTTGTCGGGTCATCTTACATCGAGGAAAGTCAGCCCGTAGGTAACCCTGTGAGCGACGACGACAAGATTTACTTCTTCTTTAGCGAGGCAGGGAAGGAATTCGACTTCTTTGACAACACCATTGTGTCTAGGATCGCCCGCGTGTGCAAG GGTGATAAGGGCGGGGAGCGAGTTCTGCAGAAGAAGTGGACCACCTTCCTGAAGGCTCAGCTTCTGTGTTCCCTCCCTGATGACGGCTTCCCCTTCAACATCATCCAGGACATGTTTGTTCTTAAGCCGGTGGGAGACAGCTGGGAGAGCACCGTCTTCTACGGTGTCTTCACCTCTCAGTG GTACAAAGGGGCTTCAGGGAGTTCTGCAGTGTGCGCTTTTAGCATGGCACAGGTTGAGAGAGCCTTCAGCGGCCGCTATCGGGAAGTCAACAGAGAGACCCAGCAGTGGTACACCTATAACCACCAAGTACCAGAGCCACGACCCGGAGCG TGCGTGACCAACCATGCCAGGCAGCTGGGTATTAGGTCgtctttggacatgcctgataAAGTGCTCAACTTTGTCAAGGACCATTTCCTGATGGACAGCGTGATCCGAAGCTCTCCTCTCCTGCTCAAACGTAACGTGCACTACACCCAGATTGCTGTGCACAAGATCCAGGGCATGGAAAGAGCATACGATGTGCTCTTCATCGGAACAG ATGATGGAAAGCTCCACAAGGCCATCAATGCTAATGATAAGATGCACATCATTGAGGAGATGATTCTGTTTGCGGAGCCTCAGCCTGTGCAGCACATCGAACTAGATCCTCAACGG GGGCTGCTGTTCGTGTCCTCGTACTCTGGGCTGGTGGAGGTTCCTGTTGCTAACTGCTCTAACTACCTGAGCTGTGGAGAGTGTGTGCTGTCCAGAGATCCCTACTGCGCCTGGACTGGGCGGCTGTGCCGAGACGTCCGAATGGCGCCACCTGACAG CCATTGGCAGCAGGACGTGGAGGAGGCAGACACATCAGCCATTTGTAACAAGACTGTTCCCAGCCCCAGATCATTCAGGCCAGCAGCTTCCC GAGGTTCTCGTTGCAAGCTGGTTACAGTTCCAGCAAATACCTTCAGAGTCCTGCCCTGTAAGCTGCGTTCCAATTTGGCGCAGCGGAGGTGGCGTTACGGCGACAGCGCCAGCCAGCTGTTTTATGCAACCCCTGAGGGAAACCTGGTAGTTGTTGCTCAGTCCGAGAAGATGGAGACCTATGAGTGCTGGTCAGAGGAAGAAGGTTTCCGTCAACTTTTGGCCAACTACTGCGTGATCGCAGAGCCTCGCCAAGAAAGCACAACGCCCTTGAGTCACTCGCGTACGCCCCACTTTGCCCGGGAGGAAACCATCATCCTGCCCGGCGAGTCTCGGTCTGAGCAGGTCCATGCAAAGACCTACTGGAATGAGCTGATCGTGGTGTGCGCTCTCTTGGCTTTCTTCCTGGTCTTGTTCTCCTTGTGCGTCGTCTACAGGAATCGGGATCATATGAAGTCCATGCTGAAGCAGGGCGAGTGCCCCAACATGCAGCAGAAGAAGCCGAGGATAGTGGGAAAGCCTACAGAGAGCTTACCCCTCAACGGGAACACCATCCCTGTTTCTACATCGGATCACAAGGGCTACCAGACTTTAAACGACAACTACATCTGCAGCACGCCCACGCACGAGTCCTCTCCAGACAACAGCAAGAGCTTCTCAGAGTCCTCAGACAGGCGGCCGCTAAACCTGAAAGAGAGCCACGTGGAATACTCCCCAACCTGCCCTCGGCCCAGAGTCAGGCTGGGCTCGGAGATCAAAGACTCAATTGTATGA
- the serf2 gene encoding small EDRK-rich factor 2, with translation MTRGNQRELARQKHAKKQGEMTKGKRNDDGLSAAARKQRDAEIMQQKQKKANEGGKEGPKSK, from the exons atgacca GAGGTAACCAACGTGAGCTTGCACGCCAGAAGCACGcaaaaaaacaaggagaaatGACGAAAGGGAAGAGGAACGATGATGGactgtctgctgctgctcggaaaCAGAG GGATGCAGAAATAATGcaacagaagcaaaaaaagGCCAATGAAGGGGGGAAGGAAGGTCCCAAGTCCAAGTGA